A stretch of Myceligenerans xiligouense DNA encodes these proteins:
- a CDS encoding thioredoxin family protein, giving the protein MATREITKDNLERTVTDNEIVLLDFWADWCPPCRAFAPVFEKASENHPDIVFGKIDTEAQRELSAGFGITSIPTLAAFRDGIIVFAQPGALGSAQLGQVIDAVEGLDMDDVRAKLAEQDQTAQA; this is encoded by the coding sequence ATGGCTACACGTGAGATCACCAAGGACAACCTGGAGCGGACGGTCACGGACAACGAGATCGTCCTGCTCGACTTCTGGGCGGACTGGTGCCCTCCGTGCCGGGCGTTCGCCCCGGTGTTCGAGAAGGCTTCCGAGAACCACCCCGACATCGTGTTCGGCAAGATCGACACCGAGGCGCAGCGGGAACTGTCGGCGGGGTTCGGGATCACCTCGATCCCGACGCTGGCGGCGTTCCGTGACGGGATCATCGTGTTCGCGCAGCCCGGCGCGCTCGGCAGTGCCCAGCTCGGACAGGTCATCGACGCCGTCGAGGGCCTGGACATGGACGACGTCCGCGCCAAGCTCGCAGAGCAGGACCAGACCGCGCAGGCTTGA
- a CDS encoding metal-sensitive transcriptional regulator — protein MSTTDEAGRRRIVNRLRRARGQLDAVIDAVESDASCRDVVTQLAAVTHALNRAGFVIVATAMEECVTGPETGKNRDGLTTEELEKLFLSLA, from the coding sequence GTGAGTACCACCGACGAAGCCGGCCGGCGCCGCATCGTCAACCGCCTGCGCCGCGCCCGCGGCCAGCTCGACGCGGTGATCGACGCCGTCGAGTCCGACGCGTCCTGCCGGGACGTCGTCACCCAGCTCGCAGCGGTCACGCACGCGCTCAACCGTGCCGGCTTCGTCATCGTGGCCACCGCGATGGAGGAGTGCGTCACCGGGCCCGAGACCGGAAAGAACCGTGACGGCCTCACGACGGAGGAGCTCGAGAAGCTCTTCCTCTCCCTGGCCTGA
- a CDS encoding GNAT family N-acetyltransferase, translating to MDFTIRPIGAAEHGILGELTAQAYLREGLLDHGEQDPYLPRLRDVASRAAVAEVLVAVDGDSAEAGESAEAGETLLGGVTYVPEPGRMSDLARDGEAEIRMLAVAPEARRRGVGEALTRACLDRARAAGRTAVVLSSQARMHAAHRIYERLGFQRDPRRDWTPDDKLDLLLVAYRLEL from the coding sequence GTGGACTTCACGATCCGCCCCATCGGGGCAGCCGAACACGGAATCCTCGGCGAACTCACGGCACAGGCCTACCTGCGGGAGGGTCTCCTCGACCACGGCGAGCAGGACCCGTATCTGCCCAGGCTGCGCGACGTCGCCTCGCGGGCTGCCGTCGCCGAGGTGCTGGTCGCCGTGGACGGCGACAGCGCAGAGGCCGGTGAAAGCGCAGAGGCTGGTGAAACCCTCCTCGGCGGCGTCACCTACGTGCCGGAGCCGGGGCGCATGTCCGACCTCGCCCGCGACGGCGAGGCAGAGATCCGCATGCTCGCCGTCGCACCCGAGGCCCGACGCCGGGGAGTGGGGGAGGCCCTGACCCGCGCATGCCTCGACCGCGCCCGGGCGGCCGGGCGGACCGCCGTCGTGCTCAGCAGCCAGGCACGGATGCACGCCGCCCATCGCATCTACGAACGCCTCGGCTTCCAGCGCGATCCACGACGGGACTGGACCCCGGACGACAAGCTCGACCTCCTGCTGGTGGCCTACCGGCTGGAGCTGTGA